A genomic window from Salvia hispanica cultivar TCC Black 2014 chromosome 5, UniMelb_Shisp_WGS_1.0, whole genome shotgun sequence includes:
- the LOC125190701 gene encoding uncharacterized protein LOC125190701, whose protein sequence is MALLASCWLIVESFVVPHGFIKWFYLSFYIHPSFLVFCQLFLWFNDLLKLLIFLFHPLDLVFPFIARVLVFLFSYIRPITKDDIYYDALEPEHKSLHDCQVFVSSRKSTPTPISRVFYTSGNEIVRHRCVKDSWLNQYLYSDHYNYTISNFMYDVTNMSTDVQPDQHECTTPIPSTFLVDDETEDSVISTPSHDPLILENMIQDGCVSPLLTLDVNDESSSPGEDVLVDKAFLPSYCSTDAEDPFHNKYMSRVRFFDVLYHERLHGINAILNEHLWNPNIFDFIAPLTNYPMVWSGTARKRVLKSLEFDLEMINVAQSCLFWEALDHQYHKVESLSLSENCGNILFHHNISGKFQELEILLTRFVENQRCECQKSSSITRKRLSFQSLLRIPNAEGFVHMEKENKMLGCIRPAQLLEAIDNCIKAFWLYIKTDDEKKPFWKYKGIWRAPPSVEDPQDLELLYNVLKDFHKKEIMLRGVEGKRKCWMRRKVKEVQAEEKRNIVVGMIDVKLVQRMLKMPLINRSHLKWCQDKLNNLDFKEDTVFRGPNTQLFPLP, encoded by the exons ATGGCTCTGTTAGCTTCCTGTTGGTTGATCGTCGAATCTTTCGTCGTGCCACACGGATTCATCAAGTGGTTCTACTTGAGCTTTTACATTCATCCATCCTTTCTTGTTTTCTGCCAGCTCTTTCTATGGTTCAACGACTTGCTCAAGCTCCTCATCTTCTTGTTTCACCCTTTAGACCTCGTGTTTCCATTTATTGCGAGGGTACTCGTGTTTTTGTTTTCCTACATTAGGCCAATTACCAAAGATGATATCTATTATGATGCTCTTGAACCAGAACATAAATCGTTACACGATTGCCAGGTTTTCGTTTCGTCTAGGAAATCGACACCTACACCAATATCTCGGGTTTTTTACACAAGTGGAAATGAAATAGTTCGTCATAGATGTGTTAAAGATTCATGGTTGAATCAGTACTTGTATTCTGATCATTACAACTATACTATTTCTAATTTCATGTACGACGTTACTAACATGTCCACTGATGTACAACCTGATCAACATGAATGTACAACTCCAATTCCTTCTACTTTCTTGGTTGATGATGAAACTGAAGATTCTGTGATTAGTACTCCTTCTCATGATCCTCTGATTCTTGAGAATATGATTCAAGATGGCTGCGTTTCGCCTCTTTTAACTCTTGATGTCAACGACGAGTCTTCATCACCAGGCGAGGACGTGCTTGTGGATAAGGCCTTTTTGCCATCATATTGTAGCACTGATGCTGAAGATCCATTCCACAATAAGTACATGTCTAGAGTGAGATTCTTCGACGTCCTCTATCACGAAAGACTACATGGAATTA ATGCGATCTTGAACGAGCATTTGTGGAATCCTAACATTTTCGACTTCATAGCGCCATTGACTAATTATCCAATGGTGTGGAGTGGAACTGCAAGAAAGAGGGTGCTGAAGAGTTTGGAATTTGATCTTGAAATGATTAATGTGGCTCAATCTTGCCTATTTTGGGAGGCCCTTGATCATCAGTATCACAAAGTTGAGTCTCTTTCACTATCTGAAAACTGTGGCAACATACTATTTCATCATAACATTTCAGGGAAATTTCAAGAGCTTGAGATTCTATTGACAAGATTTGTGGAGAATCAAAGATGTGAATGCCAAAAATCTTCAAGTATTACTAGAAAAAGACTTTCTTTCCAGAGTCTTCTCCGTATCCCTAATGCAGAAG GATTTGTCCATATGgagaaagaaaacaagatGCTGGGCTGCATAAGGCCAGCTCAATTATTAGAAGCCATTGACAACTGCATCAAAGCTTTTTGGTTATACATCAAAACAGATGATGAAAAGAAGCCATTTTGGAAATATAAGGGTATCTGGAGGGCTCCTCCATCTGTTGAAGATCCTCAGGATTTGGAGCTTTTATACAATGTGCTCAAAGATTTTCATAAG AAAGAGATAATGCTGAGAGGTGTGGAAGGGAAGAGAAAGTGTTGGATGAGAAGGAAAGTGAAAGAAGTGCAAgcagaagagaagagaaacaTTGTGGTTGGCATGATTGATGTGAAGCTAGTGCAAAGGATGCTTAAAATGCCTTTAATTAATAGGTCTCACCTCAAATGGTGTCAAGACAAGCTTAACAATTTAGATTTTAAGGAAGACACTGTTTTTAGGGGGCCAAACACTCAGCTGTTTCCCTTGCCTTGA